From the genome of Spirosomataceae bacterium TFI 002, one region includes:
- a CDS encoding Predicted ATPase has translation MPHLQSVSLRNFPEDDVSYPFNLPLIKNFEGINFESNITFFVGENGAGKSTILEGIAANLNLPTAGSVAIDIDPMLEPARRLGNMLWLRQTTKSRRGFFTRAEDFIGFVRSIQRQIAELNSEIEEIKATWTGGDINLALGAVKGERDALIQRYGEDLDAMSHGEGFLKFFLSRITGTGIYLIDEPEAALSPARQLSLISLIRQKAKDVDAQFIIATHSPIILSIPEAKIFHFSEGTVSPIAYKDTEHYKLTRDFLGNPEAFLRGL, from the coding sequence ATGCCCCATCTACAATCAGTAAGTCTTAGAAATTTCCCAGAGGATGATGTCAGTTACCCTTTCAACCTTCCATTGATAAAGAATTTCGAAGGAATTAATTTTGAAAGTAACATCACATTTTTTGTTGGAGAAAATGGAGCGGGTAAGTCTACCATACTTGAAGGAATTGCAGCAAATCTAAATCTTCCCACAGCTGGCTCGGTCGCCATCGATATTGACCCAATGCTAGAGCCGGCTCGAAGGCTAGGTAATATGCTCTGGCTCAGGCAAACTACCAAGTCAAGGAGAGGCTTTTTTACGCGTGCCGAGGACTTTATTGGCTTTGTACGCTCGATCCAAAGACAAATCGCAGAACTAAACTCAGAAATAGAAGAGATAAAAGCCACTTGGACTGGCGGAGATATCAACCTTGCACTAGGAGCCGTCAAAGGTGAGAGAGATGCACTTATTCAACGTTATGGCGAAGACCTAGATGCCATGTCGCACGGAGAAGGTTTTCTCAAATTCTTTCTTTCACGAATCACTGGAACAGGTATTTACCTAATCGATGAACCTGAGGCAGCACTTTCACCTGCCAGACAGTTAAGCTTGATTTCACTAATCAGACAAAAAGCTAAAGACGTAGATGCACAGTTTATAATTGCTACACACTCACCCATCATTCTGTCCATCCCCGAAGCGAAAATTTTCCATTTCTCCGAAGGAACAGTAAGTCCAATTGCCTACAAAGACACGGAGCATTATAAACTGACGAGAGATTTCTTAGGCAACCCCGAAGCATTTTTGCGAGGCCTGTGA